The following are encoded in a window of Megachile rotundata isolate GNS110a chromosome 2, iyMegRotu1, whole genome shotgun sequence genomic DNA:
- the LOC105663963 gene encoding uncharacterized protein LOC105663963 has translation MDGVIHICEGIEKIELAQTAAQEAEKTTESKEKNMEEKERRKEKEAKERRKETETRREEEGTSAESEYPLSRNKIRKMIKRLLKPDRRSRGCGRGRGGEGSSGWWRGGRGGGGGHSEWR, from the exons ATGGACGGAGTTATACACATATGCGAAGGTATTGAAAAA atAGAACTAGCTCAAACTGCAGCACAAGAAGCAGAGAAGACAACAGAATCGAAGGAAAAAAATATGgaggagaaagaaagaagaaaagaaaaagaggcgaaagaaagaagaaaagaaacagAAACACGGAGGGAAGAGGAAGGAACAAGCGCGGAAAGCGAATATCCGCTTTCCAGAAATAAA attagaaaaatgataaaacggCTTTTGAAACCCGATCGACGAAGTCGTGGCTGCGGTCGCGGCCGCGGAGGAGAAGGTTCGTCAGGATGGTGGCGAGGTGGCCGCGGAGGAGGCGGAGGCCACTCCGAATGGCGGTGA